The following proteins come from a genomic window of Neptunomonas concharum:
- a CDS encoding substrate-binding periplasmic protein gives MNLKNYLNFFVKRLIPLLFFSSAVIGAESITLYTYHKTPPFITGANNGLTYDLAKYLTEKSGGAYQFDVEVMPRKRLDQLMVDTDMVIPWVTPAWFGPGAAEKYQWTKPILEDGSIYVWRPEANRTFSTPDELKGARLGGILGYRYINIDPMVASGEISRVDTQDESQLLEMLLLDRFDVGIAPLSASRYLMKSNQWTEKLSFSLHHGFLRSFLLKTDDQQLNDFIQIHAKEMGSDSQWAEILGNYGLSPKHPMSSVSDAN, from the coding sequence ATGAATCTTAAAAATTACTTGAACTTTTTCGTAAAGCGCTTGATACCGCTGCTGTTTTTTAGCTCAGCCGTTATCGGAGCAGAGTCTATAACTTTATATACCTATCACAAAACGCCCCCGTTTATTACAGGCGCAAACAACGGTTTAACCTATGATCTGGCAAAATACCTGACTGAAAAAAGTGGTGGGGCTTATCAGTTTGATGTTGAGGTCATGCCCAGAAAGCGACTGGATCAATTAATGGTTGATACTGATATGGTTATCCCTTGGGTAACACCGGCGTGGTTTGGTCCAGGGGCTGCAGAAAAATATCAGTGGACAAAGCCGATACTTGAAGACGGCAGCATCTACGTTTGGAGACCAGAAGCTAACAGAACGTTTTCTACGCCAGATGAGCTTAAAGGTGCGCGTTTAGGCGGGATTTTGGGGTATCGATATATCAATATTGACCCAATGGTGGCGTCGGGTGAGATATCGCGGGTTGATACCCAAGACGAATCGCAACTGTTAGAGATGTTACTTTTGGATAGGTTTGATGTCGGTATAGCGCCGCTTTCGGCAAGTCGTTATCTAATGAAGTCAAACCAGTGGACAGAGAAACTGTCTTTCTCTTTGCATCACGGGTTTCTACGCAGTTTTTTATTAAAAACAGATGATCAACAGCTAAATGATTTCATACAAATACATGCCAAAGAGATGGGTAGTGACTCGCAATGGGCAGAGATTCTAGGCAATTACGGGTTATCTCCAAAACACCCGATGTCGAGTGTGTCTGACGCGAACTAA
- a CDS encoding PLP-dependent aminotransferase family protein, with amino-acid sequence MGSEYRYRQLEAWLIEGIQKKRWGKGDRLPSIRSLCETKALSKATVLHAYQRLEASGLIEARPKSGYFVCGSRIERPLPESRPPISAPLPVSVSDVVMDVMARGAAFDLLPERHQREENSHAVQLLNRHIGRALRSQRGAAHQYYDGPAGHIELRALIAQRYRRLSCELTTEDLCITAGCQQALFLALMATCQIGDTVAVESPGFYGVFQLLEQLGLKALEIPSSAVDGLQTQVLAEALTRWKIKACVVTPAFATPCGATLTHSAREELIHLANTYDFAVIEDDIYGDLGFFVRPEPLKALDTEDRVILCSSLSKNLSRDIRIGWIAAARWHDKVKHLKLVTMLASSRFVQQGVVSFFKDGAYDAHLRKQREVLRYNCDQLVNYLNEQWPSDIKLSVPEGGLALWLQLPDHLNTLAHYNEALREGMVITPGALFSAADNYHHCIRLSFAHPITQAREAALFRLGEIFFMK; translated from the coding sequence ATGGGAAGTGAATATCGATACCGACAATTAGAAGCGTGGCTGATTGAAGGGATCCAAAAAAAGCGCTGGGGTAAAGGTGACCGACTACCTTCCATTCGCTCACTTTGTGAAACCAAAGCCTTATCAAAAGCTACGGTGCTTCATGCTTACCAACGATTGGAAGCAAGTGGTTTAATCGAAGCGCGTCCAAAATCAGGCTACTTTGTGTGTGGTAGCCGTATCGAAAGGCCGTTACCTGAAAGCCGGCCGCCTATATCAGCGCCTTTACCCGTATCGGTGAGTGATGTCGTCATGGACGTTATGGCGCGAGGTGCTGCTTTTGACCTGCTTCCAGAACGCCATCAGCGTGAAGAGAATAGCCATGCCGTTCAGTTACTCAACCGGCATATCGGGAGAGCCCTTCGCTCACAAAGAGGGGCCGCTCACCAATACTATGATGGACCTGCTGGACATATCGAGCTACGGGCATTGATTGCTCAGCGTTATAGACGCTTGAGCTGTGAGCTAACTACTGAAGACCTGTGTATTACGGCAGGGTGCCAACAAGCCTTATTTCTTGCGCTGATGGCAACGTGTCAAATCGGAGATACCGTTGCAGTCGAATCCCCAGGTTTTTATGGCGTGTTTCAATTGCTGGAACAGCTAGGTTTGAAAGCGTTAGAAATACCAAGTTCTGCGGTAGATGGCTTGCAAACCCAGGTGTTAGCTGAGGCGTTAACGCGCTGGAAAATTAAAGCATGCGTAGTGACGCCAGCGTTCGCTACGCCTTGTGGTGCAACGTTAACGCACTCCGCGAGAGAAGAACTGATCCATCTGGCGAATACGTATGACTTTGCAGTGATCGAAGATGATATTTATGGTGATCTGGGATTCTTTGTTCGTCCTGAGCCCTTAAAAGCATTGGATACAGAAGATCGGGTCATTTTATGCAGCTCTTTATCAAAAAATCTGTCTAGGGATATTCGCATAGGCTGGATAGCTGCAGCCCGCTGGCATGATAAAGTGAAGCATCTCAAACTGGTTACGATGCTAGCCAGTAGTCGGTTTGTCCAGCAGGGTGTGGTCAGTTTTTTTAAAGATGGTGCATATGATGCACATCTGCGAAAACAGCGGGAAGTGCTGCGCTATAACTGTGATCAATTAGTTAACTATCTCAATGAGCAGTGGCCGTCGGATATAAAGCTATCGGTTCCTGAAGGTGGTCTAGCACTATGGCTACAATTGCCTGATCACCTGAATACGCTGGCTCACTATAATGAGGCACTCAGAGAAGGCATGGTCATTACACCAGGGGCGTTATTTTCGGCAGCCGATAATTACCATCATTGTATCCGTTTAAGTTTTGCTCACCCGATAACCCAAGCTAGAGAAGCTGCTTTATTCCGCTTAGGTGAAATATTTTTTATGAAATAA
- the ccoG gene encoding cytochrome c oxidase accessory protein CcoG has protein sequence MQQIPVEQIEVMPFSKDEKIHVRLTEGRFQQLRRLISWPLLFAYFALVWIQVGDKPWLLFDFSQRSIHLFGNSLSWHDLPLLAGVMIAGASLLFFMAVAWGRVWCGFACPQSIWTWVFIRIENWTEGRASLRAKQDSQPMTGGKLVRRIAKHSLWISVSLLTAITFTGYFIPIRELFEALLNLSASQSVVGWITIMAALTYANAGLVREKICLHACPYSRFQGVMFDDHTRTVSYDRQRGEPRGHLRCSDGTTGDCVDCNLCVQVCPTGIDIRHGLQAACIDCGACIDACDQVMDKLKRPRGLIRFTSDALLNKQNSPIWRPRLLGYLLILIIATGATVFGLTQKTDILIEIRRDRGALFHQPDDDTVCNRYLIKAEPFHSSIQRLTVTAAGISNIRLEGLSVLSKEHYGYWIPYQVCTEHKVASGTPIKFTFSGAGLTATKETRFITRNR, from the coding sequence ATGCAACAGATTCCTGTAGAACAGATTGAGGTTATGCCATTTTCAAAGGACGAAAAAATACATGTCCGTTTAACGGAAGGGCGCTTTCAACAACTCCGAAGGCTTATCAGTTGGCCACTACTTTTTGCCTATTTTGCCCTAGTGTGGATACAAGTCGGCGATAAGCCCTGGCTACTTTTCGACTTTAGCCAGCGCAGTATTCATCTTTTTGGTAACTCACTCTCTTGGCATGATCTTCCGCTCTTAGCGGGTGTCATGATCGCGGGTGCGAGCTTGCTGTTCTTTATGGCAGTTGCTTGGGGGCGAGTTTGGTGTGGGTTTGCGTGCCCACAAAGTATCTGGACATGGGTGTTCATCCGCATAGAAAACTGGACAGAAGGACGTGCCAGCCTCAGAGCAAAGCAAGACAGCCAACCGATGACAGGTGGCAAGCTGGTACGGCGTATCGCAAAACATAGTCTATGGATTAGCGTATCTCTGTTAACCGCCATCACTTTTACTGGCTATTTCATCCCAATTCGTGAGCTTTTCGAAGCCCTGTTAAATTTGAGTGCAAGCCAATCTGTTGTAGGCTGGATCACGATCATGGCAGCCCTGACCTATGCCAATGCTGGCTTAGTCAGGGAGAAAATTTGCTTACATGCATGCCCCTATTCTCGATTTCAAGGCGTAATGTTTGACGATCATACCCGCACCGTTAGTTATGACCGTCAACGCGGTGAACCCCGCGGCCACCTACGCTGTAGCGATGGTACAACGGGGGACTGCGTGGACTGTAACCTCTGCGTTCAAGTATGCCCAACAGGCATTGATATCCGACACGGTCTGCAAGCTGCCTGTATTGACTGTGGGGCGTGTATTGATGCCTGCGACCAAGTGATGGATAAATTAAAGCGGCCTCGCGGATTGATTCGCTTTACCTCTGATGCGCTACTCAATAAACAAAACAGCCCTATTTGGCGGCCCCGCCTGCTTGGGTATTTATTAATATTGATCATAGCAACAGGTGCCACTGTATTTGGACTAACGCAAAAAACCGATATCCTAATAGAAATACGCCGAGATCGCGGTGCGCTATTCCATCAGCCGGATGATGATACAGTTTGTAATCGTTACCTCATTAAAGCTGAGCCGTTTCATTCATCAATTCAGCGTCTTACAGTTACTGCGGCAGGTATTTCTAATATTCGTTTAGAGGGGTTATCTGTACTTTCTAAAGAGCATTATGGGTATTGGATTCCTTATCAAGTATGTACTGAGCATAAAGTTGCCTCAGGAACACCGATTAAGTTTACTTTTTCTGGTGCGGGCTTAACCGCAACAAAAGAAACCCGCTTTATTACCCGAAACCGTTGA
- a CDS encoding LLM class flavin-dependent oxidoreductase → MTYQLTVVDQSPVQLGTAGADQAPTLSAQLAKACDQWGYQRYWLAEHHNSNSFAGPCPEVLISHIASITKEIRVGSGGVMLANHNPYKVAEQFRMLETLFPGRIDLGIGRAPGGDGVASQALAYPYRPDNGQRYAEQTQLLCGFLRDGFADSHAFSDLKVMPDDQPCPELWMLGTSGGSAAFAGQMGMKMSLGLFISPGDQTVAIMREYQRAFRESGHAGEPQTMITVSALCAPTREEALYLAAPQALWKVMAFRHGVRNPWLSPEEALNQLKTLPLSDQRYFDELINSVLLGSPDECAEQLAALTQYWGTNEIGLVTVTHDYESRKRSYELMAQAAGIIDV, encoded by the coding sequence ATGACATATCAACTTACCGTTGTGGATCAGTCCCCAGTACAGTTGGGAACAGCTGGAGCGGACCAAGCCCCAACATTATCTGCACAATTAGCGAAAGCCTGTGATCAGTGGGGCTATCAGCGTTACTGGTTGGCAGAGCACCATAATAGCAATAGTTTTGCTGGCCCGTGCCCGGAAGTATTGATTAGTCACATAGCGTCCATAACCAAGGAGATTCGTGTGGGGAGCGGTGGTGTGATGCTGGCTAACCACAACCCTTACAAAGTAGCCGAGCAATTTCGCATGCTCGAAACCTTATTTCCTGGGCGCATTGATTTAGGCATTGGTCGGGCACCCGGAGGCGATGGCGTAGCAAGTCAGGCACTTGCGTACCCTTACCGGCCAGATAATGGGCAGCGTTATGCAGAGCAAACCCAGCTACTTTGTGGTTTCTTAAGAGACGGTTTTGCTGATAGTCACGCTTTTAGCGATTTAAAAGTGATGCCGGATGATCAACCATGTCCTGAATTATGGATGTTAGGTACCAGTGGTGGCAGTGCCGCCTTTGCAGGTCAGATGGGAATGAAAATGTCATTAGGGCTTTTTATCAGCCCGGGCGATCAAACCGTTGCCATTATGCGTGAGTATCAGCGAGCCTTTCGCGAGTCTGGGCATGCTGGCGAGCCCCAAACCATGATTACTGTCTCCGCTCTGTGTGCGCCAACCCGAGAAGAAGCGCTCTACTTAGCGGCTCCGCAGGCGCTTTGGAAAGTGATGGCGTTTCGCCACGGTGTCAGGAATCCTTGGCTGAGTCCGGAGGAGGCGCTCAATCAACTAAAGACCTTGCCACTGTCCGATCAGCGCTATTTTGACGAACTCATTAATTCGGTATTACTGGGCTCGCCTGATGAGTGTGCTGAGCAATTAGCAGCCCTAACTCAATACTGGGGTACTAACGAGATCGGGTTGGTCACCGTTACCCATGATTATGAATCACGTAAACGTAGTTATGAGTTAATGGCCCAAGCTGCCGGTATCATCGACGTTTAA
- a CDS encoding PLP-dependent aminotransferase family protein, with the protein MVTIWTPDLSRYQGARYKALAEAISNDILSGVLSPDEKLPPQRRLADALGVTVGTVTRGYAEAERRGLVNAKVGSGTYIRSSGAQSMGDYLITDKPCGFTDLTVSLPVDVGQHSLLANTLQELHQQPELLSRLLGYHPEGGFSHHREIAAQWLSYDDFTPSADCLTLCNGGQQAIQLALMSVCQPGDTLLAEGVAYPGLKVLARQLKLKIIPLSFDSEGMLTESIDGLCRQYSPRLIYCTPTQHNPTNTRLSKARRESLVQAAQRNQLLIIEDEVSAVLAQQRDLPLAAMLPDQVFYISSCSKSMAGGLRVGFLVSPPAYHCKVSAALRASCWMAAPLMVEIACRWIKQGHADKLLNQQKKKLRERFLIAKTLLAGLEFHARADSFFVWLSLPDHWRALDFVRAVETQKIMITAAESFAVANYAAPQAVRICISAAENNEVLSKALLAIKTLALSTPDTELSLF; encoded by the coding sequence ATGGTGACAATTTGGACCCCCGATCTTAGTCGCTACCAAGGGGCGCGATACAAAGCGTTAGCTGAAGCTATTTCCAACGATATTTTGAGTGGTGTTTTATCACCTGATGAAAAACTGCCCCCGCAACGCCGATTGGCTGATGCTCTTGGCGTTACGGTGGGAACAGTCACCCGTGGGTACGCTGAAGCGGAGCGGCGTGGTTTAGTGAATGCCAAGGTTGGTAGCGGGACTTACATACGCAGCAGTGGTGCTCAATCTATGGGTGATTACCTTATTACGGATAAACCCTGTGGATTTACTGATCTTACGGTGAGTTTGCCTGTTGATGTTGGCCAGCACTCTCTGCTTGCAAATACACTGCAGGAGCTACATCAACAACCTGAACTGCTATCTCGGTTACTGGGGTACCATCCTGAAGGAGGGTTTTCCCATCATAGGGAAATAGCGGCGCAGTGGCTAAGTTATGATGATTTTACGCCGAGTGCTGATTGTCTGACGCTCTGTAATGGCGGTCAGCAGGCGATTCAATTAGCGCTAATGTCTGTTTGCCAGCCGGGAGATACGTTACTTGCAGAAGGCGTTGCGTATCCGGGGTTGAAGGTGTTAGCACGACAGCTGAAATTGAAAATTATACCGTTATCTTTTGATAGTGAGGGTATGTTGACTGAGTCGATTGATGGGTTGTGTCGGCAGTATAGTCCGAGGTTGATCTATTGCACTCCGACTCAGCATAATCCAACCAATACAAGACTATCGAAGGCCCGACGCGAATCCTTAGTTCAAGCAGCACAACGTAATCAATTACTAATAATTGAAGACGAGGTCTCTGCTGTTCTGGCGCAGCAGAGGGACTTACCCTTAGCGGCGATGCTTCCTGATCAGGTTTTTTATATCAGTAGTTGTTCAAAAAGCATGGCTGGTGGACTTAGAGTGGGCTTTTTGGTTTCACCGCCAGCTTATCACTGTAAGGTATCGGCCGCATTGCGTGCGAGTTGTTGGATGGCTGCCCCGTTGATGGTTGAAATCGCCTGCCGTTGGATTAAGCAAGGACATGCTGACAAATTATTAAATCAGCAAAAGAAAAAGTTGAGGGAGCGATTTCTTATCGCAAAAACGTTATTGGCGGGATTGGAGTTTCATGCCAGAGCGGATAGTTTTTTTGTCTGGTTATCCTTGCCGGATCATTGGCGCGCACTGGATTTTGTCCGAGCAGTTGAAACGCAAAAGATTATGATTACCGCTGCAGAGAGTTTTGCGGTTGCTAATTATGCCGCTCCGCAGGCGGTTCGCATCTGTATCAGCGCTGCAGAAAATAACGAGGTGTTAAGCAAGGCTTTGTTGGCTATCAAAACATTGGCGCTCTCTACGCCTGACACTGAGCTTTCTCTATTTTAA
- a CDS encoding alanyl-tRNA editing protein: protein MTKRLFLEESYLAEADGIITSVGEFEGRPYIKLNQTLFYPQGGGQPGDTGWIESPVGEFRVIDTQKSEANQILLFLEANHPLPNVGDAIHQKLDWERRYSLMRMHTCLHLLCSLVPKGVTGGSVGVEKSRLDFDLGDSKLDKEVLTQQINQLICTGSEVMSLNISEAELDQQPDLVRTLSVQPPRGSGTVRLIKVEGIDLQPCGGTHVKNTREIGPVRISKIENKGKRNRRIHLVFDNTDV from the coding sequence ATGACAAAGCGACTTTTTCTTGAAGAAAGCTACCTAGCCGAAGCGGACGGGATCATAACCTCTGTAGGTGAGTTCGAAGGACGACCTTACATAAAATTGAACCAGACTCTTTTCTATCCTCAAGGTGGAGGTCAACCAGGAGACACAGGCTGGATCGAATCACCCGTAGGCGAGTTTCGAGTCATTGACACACAAAAAAGTGAAGCCAACCAGATTTTACTCTTTCTTGAAGCAAACCACCCATTACCTAATGTAGGCGATGCTATTCACCAAAAGCTCGATTGGGAACGTCGCTACTCGCTCATGCGGATGCACACCTGCCTGCATCTACTTTGCTCTCTTGTTCCTAAAGGAGTTACCGGTGGTTCTGTTGGCGTAGAGAAAAGCCGACTCGATTTCGACCTAGGCGATAGCAAACTCGATAAAGAAGTATTAACCCAGCAGATCAATCAGCTCATCTGCACAGGTTCTGAAGTCATGTCATTAAACATTTCAGAAGCCGAGCTAGACCAGCAACCAGACTTGGTCAGAACGCTCTCAGTCCAGCCGCCTAGGGGTAGCGGTACCGTTAGGCTCATCAAAGTAGAAGGAATCGATTTACAGCCCTGCGGCGGCACCCATGTAAAGAACACACGTGAAATTGGCCCCGTGCGCATCAGTAAAATAGAGAATAAAGGCAAGCGCAATCGACGTATTCATTTAGTCTTTGATAACACGGACGTTTAA
- a CDS encoding aspartate/glutamate racemase family protein, with protein MKTIGILGGMSWESTQSYYATINQGIKAELGGLHSAKIVLVSVDFAEIEVLQAEGKWGEAAILLAQAAKQVEAAGADCLLIATNTMHKVADEITSAIDIPLLHIADATAKALLGDGVERVGLLGTRFTMQESFYSSRLINLGVNEVITPSLVEQVEINRIIYDELCCGTVTLASRTLYQNAIKNLKEQGAEAVILGCTEIGLLIQNADSCLPLYDTTAIHAKAAVAFALT; from the coding sequence ATGAAAACAATTGGAATACTCGGTGGTATGAGTTGGGAGTCAACGCAAAGTTACTACGCGACAATCAACCAAGGAATAAAGGCCGAATTAGGCGGTTTACACTCTGCCAAGATTGTACTGGTTAGCGTGGATTTTGCCGAAATAGAAGTGCTACAAGCCGAAGGCAAATGGGGAGAAGCGGCCATTTTACTAGCGCAAGCCGCTAAGCAAGTCGAAGCAGCGGGCGCAGACTGCTTACTTATAGCAACAAATACCATGCATAAAGTCGCTGATGAAATTACTAGCGCAATCGACATTCCTCTACTTCACATTGCCGATGCAACAGCGAAAGCACTTTTAGGTGATGGTGTAGAGCGTGTTGGGCTCTTAGGTACACGTTTTACGATGCAGGAAAGTTTCTATTCATCACGGCTGATTAACTTAGGGGTTAACGAGGTCATCACACCCAGTCTCGTTGAACAAGTCGAAATAAACCGTATTATCTACGATGAGCTTTGTTGTGGAACAGTAACGCTGGCATCACGGACGCTCTATCAGAACGCCATAAAAAATCTCAAGGAACAGGGTGCCGAAGCCGTTATCCTTGGTTGTACTGAAATTGGCTTGCTGATTCAGAATGCGGATAGCTGCCTACCTTTGTACGACACCACAGCGATCCACGCCAAAGCAGCGGTGGCGTTTGCTCTTACTTAA
- a CDS encoding glycine-rich domain-containing protein, translating to MGGFISVALAAVISYLVYKAYRKWLVSRREQLIDTYQFPPAIARKLIEKYPHLTDQDADYVIAGLREYFHLCNIAGNRMVSMPSQVVDVAWHEFILFTRKYEYFCKKALGRFLHHTPAEAMKSPTLAQKGIKAAWNISCSRENIQPKSPTQLPLLFAMDSQLMIPDGFNYALNCQSQEPGKNDTYCAGHIGCGSGCGGSSCSGDSSGCSGGCGGD from the coding sequence ATGGGTGGTTTTATATCTGTAGCATTAGCCGCTGTCATTAGTTATCTGGTTTACAAAGCTTATCGAAAATGGCTTGTGTCACGGCGGGAGCAGTTAATAGACACCTACCAATTTCCACCAGCGATTGCTCGCAAGTTAATCGAAAAGTATCCCCACCTAACCGATCAAGACGCGGACTATGTGATAGCGGGACTCAGGGAATACTTTCACTTGTGTAATATCGCCGGAAATAGAATGGTCTCGATGCCTTCACAGGTAGTCGATGTCGCTTGGCACGAGTTTATTCTTTTTACACGCAAATACGAGTACTTCTGTAAGAAAGCGCTGGGAAGGTTTTTACATCACACTCCTGCTGAAGCCATGAAATCCCCGACTCTCGCTCAAAAAGGGATTAAAGCTGCATGGAATATTTCCTGCTCACGAGAGAACATTCAGCCTAAATCACCGACACAATTACCGTTGCTTTTTGCTATGGATTCACAGCTCATGATTCCTGACGGGTTCAATTACGCACTCAATTGCCAATCTCAAGAACCCGGTAAAAATGACACTTATTGTGCAGGCCATATTGGATGCGGATCGGGGTGTGGTGGCTCCAGCTGCAGTGGAGATTCATCCGGTTGCAGCGGTGGCTGTGGTGGTGACTAA
- the uraH gene encoding hydroxyisourate hydrolase, whose translation MGYLTTHVLDTAHGLPGKGISVDLYRIEGTNKTLLHCCITNDDGRTDTPILAEAEFAVGEYELVFSVASYFRKIGVVLPDPAFIDEVVIRFGIADIETHYHVPLLVSPYGYSTYRGS comes from the coding sequence ATGGGCTACTTAACGACACATGTACTGGATACAGCCCATGGGTTACCGGGTAAAGGTATTTCAGTTGACCTTTATCGCATCGAAGGCACAAACAAAACCTTGCTTCATTGTTGTATTACTAATGATGATGGGCGAACTGATACACCTATTTTAGCCGAAGCGGAATTTGCTGTAGGTGAGTACGAATTGGTATTTTCGGTGGCGAGTTATTTTCGAAAGATAGGCGTGGTGTTACCCGATCCTGCCTTTATTGATGAGGTGGTAATTCGGTTTGGTATTGCGGATATAGAGACGCATTATCATGTTCCGTTATTGGTTTCCCCCTACGGTTATTCAACATACCGGGGGAGTTAA
- the puuE gene encoding allantoinase PuuE, with protein MSYQRNLIGYGGQPPHPEWPNEAKIALSFVLNYEEGGERCILHGDQESEAFLSEIPGALPFPHARHMSMESIYEYGSRAGVWRVLSLFKKYQIPLTIFAVAMAAQRHPEVIKAMAAAGHEICSHGYRWIDYHPISIKEEREHLHTAIQILESITGKRPLGWYTGRNSPNTRQLVMEEGGFLYDSDAYDDDLPYWLDNQGEGHLVIPYTLDTNDMRFSTTQGFNSGEQFYQYLKDSFDTLYEEGETAPKMLSIGLHCRLIGRPGRIAALKRFIEYTQQFDKVWYARRIDIARHWYDKHPYTPQALQS; from the coding sequence ATGAGCTATCAACGCAACCTTATTGGTTATGGAGGCCAGCCTCCCCATCCTGAATGGCCCAATGAAGCCAAAATTGCACTTTCATTCGTCCTAAATTACGAGGAAGGCGGTGAGCGTTGTATTTTGCATGGCGATCAAGAGTCGGAAGCGTTCTTATCTGAAATTCCTGGTGCGCTCCCCTTCCCCCATGCTCGACATATGAGTATGGAGTCGATCTATGAATATGGCAGCCGTGCTGGCGTATGGCGCGTACTCTCATTATTCAAAAAGTACCAAATCCCATTAACTATTTTCGCAGTGGCCATGGCTGCTCAACGCCACCCCGAGGTCATTAAAGCAATGGCCGCCGCAGGACATGAGATCTGTAGCCACGGTTATCGCTGGATTGATTACCACCCAATCTCCATAAAGGAGGAACGGGAACACCTTCACACGGCTATTCAAATTCTTGAATCCATCACAGGAAAAAGACCTCTGGGTTGGTATACCGGCCGAAACAGCCCAAACACCCGACAATTGGTCATGGAGGAAGGTGGTTTTTTATATGACTCAGACGCCTATGACGATGATCTACCCTATTGGTTAGATAACCAAGGGGAAGGCCACTTAGTTATTCCTTATACACTCGACACCAACGACATGCGTTTCTCTACAACCCAAGGATTTAACAGCGGTGAGCAGTTTTACCAATATTTAAAAGATAGCTTCGATACGCTTTATGAAGAAGGTGAAACCGCACCTAAAATGCTCTCTATTGGCCTACATTGTCGTTTAATTGGCCGGCCTGGACGCATAGCTGCCCTAAAACGTTTTATCGAGTACACCCAACAATTTGACAAAGTATGGTACGCCCGGCGGATAGATATTGCGCGCCATTGGTACGATAAGCACCCCTACACACCACAGGCCCTCCAGTCATGA
- the uraD gene encoding 2-oxo-4-hydroxy-4-carboxy-5-ureidoimidazoline decarboxylase codes for MKFRTIKPCQMNKATFVQCFSDIYEHSPWIADATYDKGPVDQFDDLHIVHRTMSEVLLNASYEQQLALINAHPDLAGKAAIQGTLTASSTQEQAGAGIHKCSAEEFKRFSQLNAAYKAKFAFPFIKAVKGSNRFQILEAFASRLKNDKPTEFKQALDEINKIALFRLEML; via the coding sequence ATGAAATTTCGCACAATCAAACCCTGCCAAATGAATAAAGCGACTTTTGTGCAATGCTTCTCGGATATCTATGAACACTCCCCTTGGATAGCCGACGCAACCTATGATAAAGGCCCTGTAGATCAGTTTGATGATCTGCATATCGTTCACAGAACAATGAGCGAAGTTCTGTTAAACGCCTCTTATGAGCAACAACTGGCCTTAATCAATGCCCATCCGGATTTAGCCGGCAAAGCTGCGATTCAAGGTACGCTAACGGCCTCCTCTACCCAAGAGCAAGCGGGCGCGGGTATTCACAAATGCAGTGCCGAAGAATTTAAGCGCTTTTCACAGCTCAACGCTGCCTATAAAGCAAAGTTTGCCTTCCCATTTATAAAGGCAGTCAAAGGTAGTAACCGCTTTCAGATTCTAGAGGCCTTTGCATCGAGACTAAAAAACGATAAACCCACTGAATTTAAACAAGCCCTAGACGAAATTAACAAAATCGCTCTGTTTCGCTTAGAAATGCTTTGA